GCGGCGGCGGGCGCCGCCCTTCTGGCCGGCTTCCCGCCGCGGGCCATCGCCCGGGCGCTCGCCGAGGCGCGCCCGCTCGAGGGGCGGGTCGAACGAGTCGATCTGGGCCAGCCGTTTGAAGTTCTCGTCGACTTCGCGCACAACCCCGCGGCGCTGGAGGCGGTGCTCGAGCTGGAGCCCGCGCCTGGCGGGCGGCGGATCATCGTCTTCGGGGCCGAAGGCGGCAAGGACCCGGGCAAGCGCCCGCTGATGGGGCGGGCGGTCGCCGAGCGAGCCGACTACGCGGTCATCACCTCGGACAACCCCCACCACGAGGAGCCGGCGGCCATCGCTCGGGAGGTGGAGAAGGGCTTCCTGAGCGTACCCGGGCATCCACCCTACGAGATCGTCCTCGACCGGCGCCAGGCGATCCGGCGCGCCTTGGAGGAGGCCCGGCCGGGCGACCTGGTCCTGATCGCCGGCAAGGGGCACGAGCGGACGCTTGTCGGCGCCGACGGCGCCGTGCCCTTCCACGACGTAGAGGTGGCCCGGGAGCTCCTCCACGAACTCGGCGTGGCGCGCCAGAACCCGCTGCACGCCGGGACGTGAAAGGTATCCGGGCCGTTCGCCAGGGCGCCCGTACCCGGCCCGGAGCCTCAGCGCCGCCTGCGCCGGAGTCCTTTCACTCCTTCCCACCAAAGCGTAGCCAGGGCGGCAACCGCCGAGGCCAACAGGAACGCTCCCGCGCTGATGGGTGCGGTGCCCATGGCGGAGCGGAACCCCGGTATGTAGAGAATGGTCAGGAGGATCAGCAGCGTGCCCGCCGCAAGCGCCCAACGACTCCGCGACGCAGCCGGGTTTCCGTTGATCGCCCGCCGCCAGCTGGACCAGAGCGACTCGCTCTCCGAGCTCATGCTCAGCACCAGGAGCACATTGCCCAGAAG
The Bacillota bacterium DNA segment above includes these coding regions:
- a CDS encoding cyanophycin synthetase; the encoded protein is AAAGAALLAGFPPRAIARALAEARPLEGRVERVDLGQPFEVLVDFAHNPAALEAVLELEPAPGGRRIIVFGAEGGKDPGKRPLMGRAVAERADYAVITSDNPHHEEPAAIAREVEKGFLSVPGHPPYEIVLDRRQAIRRALEEARPGDLVLIAGKGHERTLVGADGAVPFHDVEVARELLHELGVARQNPLHAGT